A genome region from Chengkuizengella sp. SCS-71B includes the following:
- a CDS encoding sensor histidine kinase, which translates to MKLRTYLFLANIISMGFILFSLFYVYDHMKLSREDFVLLSSVTLGASLLSFIIHFIVVHPVQKSLRLITEQAKRISEGDFQGEVPDIGPKEFKELSLQFNEMNKKLDESFQKIKQTESSRRELVANVSHDLRTPLASIQSFVEALQDDVIQDKNKMKEYLNTIQLESKRLGNLIDDLFHLSRLDAGADKFKPESSFIDPIIIETLQGFAIQFEEKELEISVSMPDDLPRLSLMPHKIIRVLQNLIGNAIRHSPNGSTIELSVQNLDEKKVLVSIKDQGEGLLADEKEKIFERFYRTDKSRNRYSGGSGLGLAIAKGIIDLHGGEIGVESEDGVGSRFWFTLLKN; encoded by the coding sequence ATGAAATTGAGAACTTATTTATTTTTGGCGAATATCATTAGCATGGGTTTTATCCTTTTTTCTTTATTTTATGTTTATGATCATATGAAATTATCTCGTGAAGATTTTGTGCTTTTAAGCTCAGTCACTTTAGGGGCTAGTCTGCTCTCTTTTATCATTCATTTTATTGTTGTGCATCCTGTACAAAAGTCACTTCGTCTGATTACAGAACAAGCAAAAAGAATTTCCGAAGGTGATTTTCAAGGAGAAGTTCCAGATATTGGCCCCAAGGAATTTAAAGAATTATCTTTACAATTTAATGAAATGAATAAAAAATTAGACGAAAGTTTTCAAAAAATAAAACAAACTGAATCCTCTAGAAGGGAATTAGTTGCTAATGTTTCTCATGATTTAAGGACACCGCTTGCTTCCATTCAATCCTTTGTAGAAGCACTTCAGGATGATGTTATTCAAGATAAAAACAAAATGAAAGAATATTTAAATACAATTCAATTAGAATCTAAAAGATTGGGGAATTTAATTGATGATTTATTTCATCTATCAAGGTTAGATGCTGGTGCAGATAAGTTTAAACCTGAATCTAGCTTTATTGATCCTATCATTATTGAAACACTGCAAGGTTTTGCGATTCAATTTGAAGAAAAGGAATTAGAGATCTCAGTAAGCATGCCTGATGATTTACCTCGCTTATCCTTGATGCCTCATAAAATCATTCGTGTTTTACAAAATTTAATTGGAAACGCAATAAGACATTCACCAAATGGAAGTACTATTGAGCTTTCTGTTCAAAATTTAGATGAAAAAAAAGTGTTAGTTTCAATCAAAGATCAGGGAGAAGGTCTACTAGCTGATGAAAAAGAAAAAATATTTGAACGGTTTTATCGTACAGATAAATCAAGAAATAGATACAGTGGAGGTTCTGGACTTGGTTTAGCAATCGCTAAAGGAATCATTGATCTACACGGTGGAGAAATAGGTGTTGAAAGTGAAGATGGAGTGGGAAGTCGTTTTTGGTTTACATTACTTAAAAATTAA
- a CDS encoding response regulator transcription factor produces the protein MENTILVADDETNITDVCSRYLEREGYHVITVNDGEAALEMWKKESLDLIILDLMMPGKTGWQVCEEIRNQDDIPIIMLTARAEEMDRVMGLTMGADDYLTKPFSPRELVLRVKGILRRQQRAVVQPSSKPDIIKFSGLEIDVKRRSVTVNGKPIELTYKEFEVLLLLSSHPNQVFSRDQLLNKVWNSDYEGDMNTVTVHVRRLREKIEPEASKPKYIKTVWGIGYKIEGSNES, from the coding sequence ATGGAAAATACAATTTTAGTAGCTGATGATGAAACAAACATAACCGATGTTTGTTCTAGATATTTAGAGAGAGAAGGTTACCATGTCATTACAGTTAATGATGGTGAAGCGGCTCTTGAAATGTGGAAAAAAGAATCACTTGATTTAATTATCCTTGATTTAATGATGCCAGGAAAAACTGGGTGGCAAGTTTGTGAGGAAATTAGAAATCAGGACGACATCCCTATTATTATGTTAACTGCAAGGGCTGAGGAAATGGATCGAGTAATGGGACTTACAATGGGTGCGGATGATTATTTAACCAAACCATTCAGTCCGAGGGAATTAGTGTTGAGAGTAAAAGGAATTTTACGCAGACAGCAGCGTGCAGTTGTTCAACCTTCCTCAAAACCTGATATCATTAAATTTTCAGGATTAGAAATTGATGTGAAAAGAAGAAGTGTAACGGTGAACGGGAAGCCAATAGAATTAACATATAAAGAGTTTGAAGTTTTATTATTATTATCGAGTCATCCTAATCAAGTTTTCTCAAGGGATCAATTGCTAAATAAAGTATGGAATAGTGATTATGAAGGAGATATGAATACAGTTACTGTGCATGTACGGAGATTAAGGGAAAAGATAGAGCCTGAAGCTTCAAAACCAAAGTATATAAAAACAGTATGGGGTATTGGATATAAAATTGAAGGAAGTAACGAATCATGA
- a CDS encoding DM13 domain-containing protein, protein MKLTAQKKIIIGVVIVAVLGVGWWLASPLFIDKQVNEPLPLSSGATTDEIKDKEMMDDEMKDDMKDKEMMDDEMKDDMKDKEMMDDEMKDDMKDKEMMDDEMKDDMKDKEMMDDEMKDDMKDKEMMDDEMKDDMKEEMVDLSFSGSFVDADSSHSASGDVFTVNTDDGVYLRFENFEATNGPDLYVYLAKSGEETSDGIRLEKLKGNVGDQNYLLPEGVDLSEYDKVVIWCKAFDVDFGYAKLSKS, encoded by the coding sequence ATGAAATTAACAGCGCAGAAAAAAATAATAATTGGTGTGGTCATTGTAGCAGTATTAGGTGTAGGGTGGTGGTTAGCCTCTCCACTATTTATTGACAAACAGGTAAATGAACCTCTTCCATTATCAAGTGGAGCGACAACAGATGAAATAAAAGATAAAGAAATGATGGACGACGAAATGAAGGATGACATGAAAGACAAAGAAATGATGGACGACGAAATGAAGGATGACATGAAAGACAAAGAAATGATGGACGACGAAATGAAGGATGACATGAAAGACAAAGAAATGATGGACGACGAAATGAAGGATGACATGAAAGACAAAGAAATGATGGATGACGAAATGAAGGATGACATGAAAGACAAAGAAATGATGGACGACGAGATGAAGGATGATATGAAAGAAGAAATGGTCGATCTTAGTTTTTCTGGCAGTTTTGTAGATGCTGATAGTAGCCATTCAGCTTCAGGAGATGTATTTACAGTTAATACAGATGACGGTGTATATTTACGTTTTGAAAATTTTGAAGCAACAAACGGTCCTGATTTATATGTTTATCTAGCTAAATCTGGTGAGGAAACTTCAGATGGAATTAGATTAGAGAAACTAAAAGGAAATGTTGGAGATCAAAACTACTTACTTCCAGAAGGAGTTGATTTAAGCGAGTATGATAAAGTAGTTATATGGTGTAAAGCATTTGATGTAGATTTTGGTTATGCTAAATTATCCAAATCATAA